A part of Carettochelys insculpta isolate YL-2023 chromosome 1, ASM3395843v1, whole genome shotgun sequence genomic DNA contains:
- the FOXM1 gene encoding forkhead box protein M1 isoform X2, which yields MRTSPRRPLILKRRKLPLPDDNTSYNPVRDEPDGQSKEVPKQEHSTGDKPRDRVECSTQKFPAGIKIINHPTMPNTQVVVIPPDADIQSIIEALTAKGKECGSNGPNKFILISGGGNSRSTDSSATQQALQSKDETSTATKGARAAGCQGGENIGQNSGTEERSALWPPQINSMGGQEQEGNSSSEATSSGLDNSLTNIQWLGKMSSDGLGPCTVKQEMEKENKTPEQERIKTEEDSIAATATTSLWQDSIAERPPYSYMAMIQFAINSTEKKRMTLKDIYTWIEDHFPYFKYVAKPGWKNSIRHNLSLHDMFVRETSANGKISFWTIHPEANRYLTLDQVFKPLDAGSPTSPEYSESQQKRHIPELQKNTGGNSSNKTEPQSARRKMKPLLPRVSSYLVPIQFPVSQPLILQSSLKIPQPMAQGASLSGSEAIRSSKRVRIAPKVSVSPKPSSFLPAEPAKEESHCEEGLSPFAPTQSVKENDSQPGEALDSFPIALSIKEEKEDSCPDKWLSSFPPALSIKEEPVQSDEEPGLLLPVRSVKQKKHFTMLKSPPRGVTDTVIIKRREMGRSRRKQHLVLPCSEEPVLVLPESSGSDPIRLTSDLPLMWETQSLELGCSQEEGGPFKTPVKEMFCKLPVSSTPSKVLTATPPMGGPDSWRLAPVAKESSELNFSPVRIPQVPFTPLQENSDLLGFNSTPLKNPLFDSLQQLLQTEANDMISGPFTSSPASTPESTKQSPPELPASGLPENQSLMEGLVLDTMNNSLSKILLDISFSGLEDDILGPEMSWSQFIPELR from the exons ATGAGGACCAGCCCTCGTAGGCCCCTGATTCTCAAGAGACGAAAATTGCCCCTCCCAGATGACAACACATCCTACAACCCAGTGAGAGATGAACCAGATGGGCAGAGTAAAGAAGTCCCCAAGCAGGAGCACAGCACAGGGGACAAACCCAGGGACAGAGTGGAGTGTAGCACCCAGAAATTCCCAGCTGGAATAAAGATCATTAATCACCCTACCATGCCTAACACCCAGGTGGTGGTCATCCCCCCTGATGCTGACATCCAGAGTATCATTGAGGCTCTGACAGCCAAGGGGAAAGAATGTGGCAGCAATGGTCCCAACAAGTTCATTCTTATCAGTGGTGGGGGCAACTCTCGCTCCACAGACTCATCTGCCACACAGCAGGCACTCCAATCAAAGGATGAGACAAGCACAGCAACAAAGGGGGCCAGAGCAGCAGGTTGTCAGGGTGGAGAGAACATCGGACAAAACTCTGGGACTGAAGAAAGGTCAGCACTCTGGCCTCCACAAATCAATTCCATGGGAGGACAAGAACAGGAAGGGAACA gcagcagtgaagCAACAAGCAGTGGGCTGGATAACAGTCTGACTAATATCCAATGGCTAGGGAAGATGAGCTCTGATGGACTGGGCCCTTGCACTGTGAAACAAGAGATGGAGAAGGAGAACAAGACACCTGAGCAGGAGAGGATCAAG ACTGAAGAAGACTCCATTGCTGCCACTGCTACCACTTCCTTGTGGCAGGACTCCATAGCGGAACGGCCCCCCTATTCCTACATGGCCATGATCCAGTTTGCTATCAACAGCACTGAAAAGAAGCGCATGACCCTGAAGGATATCTATACCTGGATTGAAGACCATTTCCCTTATTTCAAATATGTGGCCAAGCCAGGCTGGAAG AATTCCATTCGACACAACCTATCCCTTCATGATATGTTTGTACGGGAGACATCTGCCAATGGTAAAATCTCCTTCTGGACCATCCACCCTGAGGCAAACCGCTATCTGACACTAGACCAGGTGTTCAAG ccactgGATGCGGGGTCACCAACGTCGCCTGAGTACTCTGAATCA CAGCAAAAACGACACATCCCAGAACTCCAGAAGAACACAGGGggcaacagcagcaacaaaactGAGCCGCAGAGTGCAC GCCGAAAGATGAAGCCTTTGCTTCCTCGTGTCAGCTCCTATCTGGTTCCAATCCAGTTCCCTGTGAGCCAGCCTCTCATCCTGCAGTCCTCCCTCAAGATACCTCAGCCCATGGCCCAGGGAGCCTCCCTCAGTGGCTCAGAGGCTATCCGGAGTAGCAAGCGCGTACGCATTGCTCCAAAGGTCAGTGTTTCTCCTA AGCCGTCCTCATTCTTGCCTGCTGAGCCTGCAAAGGAGGAGAGTCACTGTGAGGAGGGGCTGTCCCCATTTGCCCCAACCCAATCTGTCAAGGAGAACGACTCCCAGCCTGGTGAAGCACTAGACTCTTTCCCTATAGCTCTGAGCATaaaggaggaaaaggaggatTCCTGTCCGGACAAATGGCTGTCCTCATTCCCTCCAGCCTTGTCTATAAAGGAGGAACCAGTGCAGTCTGATGAAGAGCCAGGGCTGTTGCTCCCAGTACGAAGTGTGAAGCAGAAGAAACACTTCACCATGCTGAAATCCCCACCCCGGGGCGTAACTGACACAGTGATTATAAAGAGGCGGGAAATGGGCAGGTCCAGAAGGAAACAGCACTTAGTGCTGCCTTGCTCAGAAGAGCCAGTCCTGGTTTTGCCAGAGAGCAGTGGCTCTGACCCCATCAGGCTGACATCAGACCTTCCCTTAATGTGGGAAACCCAGTCTCTGGAGCTCGGCTGTTCCCAGGAGGAGGGTGGCCCCTTTAAAACACCAGTCAAAGAGATGTTCTGCAAGCTGCCAGTTTCATCCACCCCCAGCAAAGTCCTAACTGCTACTCCACCAATGGGGGGTCCTGACTCCTGGAGACTTGCACCTGTTGCTAAGGAAAGCAGTGAGCTGAACTTCAGCCCTGTAAGAATCCCTCAGGTGCCATTCACACCCCTCCAAGAGAACTCGGACTTGCTGGGCTTCAACAGCACTCCCCTTAAAAACCCTTTGTTTGACTCCCTCCAACAGCTCCTCCAAACAGAGGCCAATGACATGATTTCTGGGCCCTTCACAAGTTCTCCTGCTTCCACTCCTGAGTCCACCAAGCAGTCACCCCCAGAACTGCCGGCTTCTGGCCTTCCTGAGAACCAGTCTCTCATGGAGGGCCTGGTCCTAGACACCATGAACAACAGCCTGAGCAAAATCCTGCTGGATATCAGCTTTTCTGGCCTAGAGGATGACATCCTGGGGCCAGAGATGAGTTGGTCTCAGTTTATTCCTGAACTGAGATAG
- the FOXM1 gene encoding forkhead box protein M1 isoform X1, whose translation MRTSPRRPLILKRRKLPLPDDNTSYNPVRDEPDGQSKEVPKQEHSTGDKPRDRVECSTQKFPAGIKIINHPTMPNTQVVVIPPDADIQSIIEALTAKGKECGSNGPNKFILISGGGNSRSTDSSATQQALQSKDETSTATKGARAAGCQGGENIGQNSGTEERSALWPPQINSMGGQEQEGNSSSEATSSGLDNSLTNIQWLGKMSSDGLGPCTVKQEMEKENKTPEQERIKTEEDSIAATATTSLWQDSIAERPPYSYMAMIQFAINSTEKKRMTLKDIYTWIEDHFPYFKYVAKPGWKNSIRHNLSLHDMFVRETSANGKISFWTIHPEANRYLTLDQVFKPLDAGSPTSPEYSESQQKRHIPELQKNTGGNSSNKTEPQSARRKMKPLLPRVSSYLVPIQFPVSQPLILQSSLKIPQPMAQGASLSGSEAIRSSKRVRIAPKAMPPTEEPSSFLPAEPAKEESHCEEGLSPFAPTQSVKENDSQPGEALDSFPIALSIKEEKEDSCPDKWLSSFPPALSIKEEPVQSDEEPGLLLPVRSVKQKKHFTMLKSPPRGVTDTVIIKRREMGRSRRKQHLVLPCSEEPVLVLPESSGSDPIRLTSDLPLMWETQSLELGCSQEEGGPFKTPVKEMFCKLPVSSTPSKVLTATPPMGGPDSWRLAPVAKESSELNFSPVRIPQVPFTPLQENSDLLGFNSTPLKNPLFDSLQQLLQTEANDMISGPFTSSPASTPESTKQSPPELPASGLPENQSLMEGLVLDTMNNSLSKILLDISFSGLEDDILGPEMSWSQFIPELR comes from the exons ATGAGGACCAGCCCTCGTAGGCCCCTGATTCTCAAGAGACGAAAATTGCCCCTCCCAGATGACAACACATCCTACAACCCAGTGAGAGATGAACCAGATGGGCAGAGTAAAGAAGTCCCCAAGCAGGAGCACAGCACAGGGGACAAACCCAGGGACAGAGTGGAGTGTAGCACCCAGAAATTCCCAGCTGGAATAAAGATCATTAATCACCCTACCATGCCTAACACCCAGGTGGTGGTCATCCCCCCTGATGCTGACATCCAGAGTATCATTGAGGCTCTGACAGCCAAGGGGAAAGAATGTGGCAGCAATGGTCCCAACAAGTTCATTCTTATCAGTGGTGGGGGCAACTCTCGCTCCACAGACTCATCTGCCACACAGCAGGCACTCCAATCAAAGGATGAGACAAGCACAGCAACAAAGGGGGCCAGAGCAGCAGGTTGTCAGGGTGGAGAGAACATCGGACAAAACTCTGGGACTGAAGAAAGGTCAGCACTCTGGCCTCCACAAATCAATTCCATGGGAGGACAAGAACAGGAAGGGAACA gcagcagtgaagCAACAAGCAGTGGGCTGGATAACAGTCTGACTAATATCCAATGGCTAGGGAAGATGAGCTCTGATGGACTGGGCCCTTGCACTGTGAAACAAGAGATGGAGAAGGAGAACAAGACACCTGAGCAGGAGAGGATCAAG ACTGAAGAAGACTCCATTGCTGCCACTGCTACCACTTCCTTGTGGCAGGACTCCATAGCGGAACGGCCCCCCTATTCCTACATGGCCATGATCCAGTTTGCTATCAACAGCACTGAAAAGAAGCGCATGACCCTGAAGGATATCTATACCTGGATTGAAGACCATTTCCCTTATTTCAAATATGTGGCCAAGCCAGGCTGGAAG AATTCCATTCGACACAACCTATCCCTTCATGATATGTTTGTACGGGAGACATCTGCCAATGGTAAAATCTCCTTCTGGACCATCCACCCTGAGGCAAACCGCTATCTGACACTAGACCAGGTGTTCAAG ccactgGATGCGGGGTCACCAACGTCGCCTGAGTACTCTGAATCA CAGCAAAAACGACACATCCCAGAACTCCAGAAGAACACAGGGggcaacagcagcaacaaaactGAGCCGCAGAGTGCAC GCCGAAAGATGAAGCCTTTGCTTCCTCGTGTCAGCTCCTATCTGGTTCCAATCCAGTTCCCTGTGAGCCAGCCTCTCATCCTGCAGTCCTCCCTCAAGATACCTCAGCCCATGGCCCAGGGAGCCTCCCTCAGTGGCTCAGAGGCTATCCGGAGTAGCAAGCGCGTACGCATTGCTCCAAAG GCGATGCCACCCACTGAAGAGCCGTCCTCATTCTTGCCTGCTGAGCCTGCAAAGGAGGAGAGTCACTGTGAGGAGGGGCTGTCCCCATTTGCCCCAACCCAATCTGTCAAGGAGAACGACTCCCAGCCTGGTGAAGCACTAGACTCTTTCCCTATAGCTCTGAGCATaaaggaggaaaaggaggatTCCTGTCCGGACAAATGGCTGTCCTCATTCCCTCCAGCCTTGTCTATAAAGGAGGAACCAGTGCAGTCTGATGAAGAGCCAGGGCTGTTGCTCCCAGTACGAAGTGTGAAGCAGAAGAAACACTTCACCATGCTGAAATCCCCACCCCGGGGCGTAACTGACACAGTGATTATAAAGAGGCGGGAAATGGGCAGGTCCAGAAGGAAACAGCACTTAGTGCTGCCTTGCTCAGAAGAGCCAGTCCTGGTTTTGCCAGAGAGCAGTGGCTCTGACCCCATCAGGCTGACATCAGACCTTCCCTTAATGTGGGAAACCCAGTCTCTGGAGCTCGGCTGTTCCCAGGAGGAGGGTGGCCCCTTTAAAACACCAGTCAAAGAGATGTTCTGCAAGCTGCCAGTTTCATCCACCCCCAGCAAAGTCCTAACTGCTACTCCACCAATGGGGGGTCCTGACTCCTGGAGACTTGCACCTGTTGCTAAGGAAAGCAGTGAGCTGAACTTCAGCCCTGTAAGAATCCCTCAGGTGCCATTCACACCCCTCCAAGAGAACTCGGACTTGCTGGGCTTCAACAGCACTCCCCTTAAAAACCCTTTGTTTGACTCCCTCCAACAGCTCCTCCAAACAGAGGCCAATGACATGATTTCTGGGCCCTTCACAAGTTCTCCTGCTTCCACTCCTGAGTCCACCAAGCAGTCACCCCCAGAACTGCCGGCTTCTGGCCTTCCTGAGAACCAGTCTCTCATGGAGGGCCTGGTCCTAGACACCATGAACAACAGCCTGAGCAAAATCCTGCTGGATATCAGCTTTTCTGGCCTAGAGGATGACATCCTGGGGCCAGAGATGAGTTGGTCTCAGTTTATTCCTGAACTGAGATAG
- the RHNO1 gene encoding RAD9, HUS1, RAD1-interacting nuclear orphan protein 1 has product MPPKKKCIHQARKAQLQFLETPRDGPTHHYGSALPLAENPRRVSTKPLDQNVSISWVSPQFESRVSTGFKKRQKSRDDSHGFLHLGGVCRKQTVCKFPPLTFETPPAHSYAGATGHSHSRDNPGNCAKTCCCQPKRGTVAKPTTSRGKPKSCRQGDVEFLSQDAEPDVFSPPDIQTPELSSVGSYGCNGGLTENTLLPNLHGGHDFCADTTESPDPTSVLVKDTPEHEYGVRVTWRKRSHLMRYLREKRMLSPSDILVKTVHDPSFY; this is encoded by the exons ATGCCTCCAAAGAAGAAATGCATCCACCAGGCCCGCAAAGCACAACTGCAGTTCCTTGAAACCCCAAGAGATGGGCCTACACATCACTATGGATCTGCACTGCCTTTGGCTGAGAACCCAAGACGTGTTTCTACCAAACCTCTGGACCAGAATGTGTCCATCTCATGG GTGTCCCCACAGTTTGAAAGCAGAGTGTCAACAGGCTTCAAGAAACGTCAGAAGAGCAGGGATGACAGTCATGGTTTCCTCCACCTGGGAGGAGTATGTCGGAAACAAACAGTCTGTAAATTTCCTCCTTTAACGTTTGAGACGCCACCTGCACACTCCTATGCTGGAGCAACAGGGCACTCACATTCTCGGGATAACCCAGGGAACTGTGCAAAGACATGCTGTTGCCAGCCAAAGAGGGGCACTGTAGCAAAGCCCACTACTTCAAGGGGCAAACCTAAGAGCTGTAGACAAGGGGACGTTGAGTTTCTGAGTCAGGATGCTGAGCCAGATGTGTTTAGTCCACCAGATATACAGACTCCGGAGTTGTCCTCTGTGGGAAGCTATGGATGCAATGGTGGCTTGACAGAGAACACCCTCTTGCCAAACCTACATGGTGGCCATGATTTCTGTGCAGATACCACTGAGAGCCCTGACCCAACATCTGTACTGGTCAAGGATACCCCAGAGCATGAGTATGGAGTGAGGGTAACATGGAGAAAACGGTCTCACCTGATGAGATACTTGAGGGAGAAGAGGATGCTGAGCCCCAGTGACATCCTAGTGAAGACTGTGCATGATCCTAGTTTCTATTGA